In the genome of Peromyscus eremicus chromosome 1, PerEre_H2_v1, whole genome shotgun sequence, the window tgaatAGAGAACAAGGGGTTGAGAGGGAGATGAGATGAGGGATCCTGGGAAAACTAGAGGGGGTGTGAGGGGTAGTTATGATCAAGATACTTTGTACGcctgtatgaaattttcaaagaataaatgaaagtaaatacATTCCTCTTGTGTTCGAATGGTTACTATTTGATGACAACAGAATACGCCCATCTGATGGCAGGCTGCTAATGCTCATCTATGTCATTTGTGCTCTTGCTTGTTTACTAGAAATACTGCTTTAAAGAGTTGTGTtactggggctgcagagatggctcagcagttaagaagacTTGCTGCTAAGTCACAAGGACCAGAGATTTTATTCCAGCAGCTAAATCAGGTAACTCACAAACATTTGTAACTCCAAGGGGTCGGTGCCCCCTGCTGGCatctgtgcacatgcacgtgcacacacacatacacacacacatgcatatgtctgTATGCCTGCCtgtatacactcacacagacacatgcacatacatgaataaattacttttaatttatattaCCAATCCTAATCCCTTATGGTGGGAGCCTGTATGATTTCTTTGTAAGGACCCAATGCTGTTGGGTGACTTCAGTAAGAAGAGTATGAACTGCTTTTAGAGTGGATATTGTCTTGATGAGTTGATGATACCTTAATTAGCATGAATATGCTGGTAGTTTCACAACACATAGGCATATCAAAATAGCATACTATATACCTCGAAAATATACACTATTGCCCATTACACTGTAAAGCTGAAATAATATGAGAAAATTTCTCATAAAgatataaaaatcaaatgaaattttGATCTTGTATTTTATTGAATCTCCAACATTTTCTCAAAGCATTTTCACAAAAGATATCATAGAACTTTGATCTCTAAACATGATCCATgtaaattaagttaaaatattGATGTGATTTTCTTAACGACACAGCCATACATATCCACTGGAAATGGCGAGAGTCATGAAGCCAGCACAGCTGTGTGACACAGttccagcagagctgagctgaATGCGACCATCACTGTTGGGCTGTCTCTCACTATCGATTTGGTCTCTAAGTGTCGCATATTTGGGGGCTTTCTACATTCTAATTCATTGAATATCTTTCCCAGAGAAAATTATGTCTGAGTCTCTTTAGGAAAGTCCTAAACTTATTACCCCTCCTGCTTTTAgggagatcatttttttttttttctcgagacggggtttctctatgtagctttgtgcctgtcctggaactcaatctgcaacctgtgctggccttgaactcacagagatctgcctgcctctgccttctgagtgctgggattaaaggcatgcacgatCATTGCCCGGCGGGAGACCATTTTATATGGCCCTATTCAGAACTGTTCCTTATGTCTTGGAGATTGTGATGAGCTAAAAAGACACTAAAAGCTTTTTTATGAGGCCATGACTCTAGGATCTTCTTAGTACACCTACTCCTAAACAAACTCAAACAGGAAATTAGAACAACCTAAACTTAAAGGAGACTGACAAGCTCCAACTGGCTAGGAAATTTGGCAATAGATTAGAGGCCTCCTCTTATATTATGCTCAGAGTTTGCTGAATAAGTAACATACTAAATAGGTGGTTATGTAGGGTATTCGttagaaaaatagaaattcaGTGACAGGCTGATATATGAGTAGCACTTTGTACACTAAGGATTGGTAGTGTACTTTTCAAGCCATGACGATTCACTAGAATTGGCTCAGATATTTTCTATTTACCTAGCTCTTTGAAACCACAAGTGCTGACAGCCTGGAAACAGGCTGCTAAATACTAAGTATGCTTGCCTTAGCAAAAATAGTCTATGGATTCTTTGAAGTGGGGTTATAGGACTAATGACAAAAAGCAAAGTCTGTTCTGTCTGTACTTATTACTTGTAACTGAACCTATGACTCCGGACATGttatagaaaaacaaacacatgacTGGAGACAAAATGAGATAATCTGtagcttttaaaaatcatgagtctggccaggcggtggtggcacacgcctttaatcccagcactcgggaggcagagccaggtggatctctgtgagtttgaggccagcctgggctaccaagtgagttccaggagaggcacaaagctacacagagaaaccctgtctcaaaaaaccaaaaaaaaaaaaatcatgagtctgtttttgtcttattaatctttataaataaagaagcaactTGATTGTTCCTCAGTCAGAACTGCAAGATCCTCTTGATTACTGTGCCTGCCTCACTTCTTCCCCCACCAACTCCTTACCTCCTCTTTGGGACCTGCCAACTGCTGGGGTTGGCCCCTGGCATCTTAAATTTGTTCATGCTTTTATGGTTATAAAAATCATTGTCTTCATGTTTGAACATACACAGTGAGGTGTTTAAGAATGAACAGTATTTGTTTCTGATAGCTCAGAAAAGtagtacatatgtacacatacacacatacatatggaaaGAAGATAACTCATAATTGGGCATATATAAATACTTGATAAGTTTGAGggaggatctcattatgtagccttggctggaccACCAAAGCATTTCTTGTTCTAATCTTGCAACATTGCTGTAAACCTGAAATGACATCATAATAAGAACTTAAAATTTTGTTATAGACATATGGCATAgggtaaattattttaaagatcatttcaaattaaagtgttttttttttcaggattctgTGGTATCTGTGGAATGTCAGCTTCCAtaattgtgttttcttcattccatgtaaataaatattttgtagttatttcagtatttttatgAAAGGCCCTGGATCTAAACATGGATACATGCACAGAGGCAGAGAATACTGTCCTGTATGGGGGAAGAAGAGGCCATTCCCCTCTTTTTCCTGCTCTGTCTTTCACATGCAAGCACATGGatccacagacacacagcagAAAGGAGCTGGCATAGCTCAGTGGAGTAGGACATACTTCTTACCAACTAATACCAGAAATTCTGTATTATGTCCTCTGTCTCATGAGAAGGTAAGGGGGAAAAAGTGTCACTGGATAGACACACATGCTACAGCAGTCAGACCACCGGAGAAGTGTTATAcgagatgcagcctaccagaaacatgATGTTGAGGGAGGCTGGGAGTGGAAGAATAAAGAATCTAAAATAACccaaattctattttcttttgcaCTTGCCATTATGAATGTCCCAAGACAGGGGAGCTTGATTTCACGGTACATGAAAGCCAATTCTTTAGATAGTGAGCTGCACAGAAGGGCAGAGAGCAAGTCGGGAGAGGCAAGAAGGCAACAACCGTATATAAGTGAATTTGTTTCTTCATGCTAGGTCACCCGCTCATCAACCACCTAACACTCTCTCACAGCCTGCTCAAGCTTTGCTCGTCATAAGTATTTTTTATGTCTGTCTTTGCATCACACACTACTGGGGTAGTGCTAATTATCAGACTGACTTTGCTCCCAACATACAGCTAACAAAGTGCAAGCATGTCCTGTAATTCATGTACTTGTTATTATATTGGTTTTTACTTTGGGTTATACATATTAATCACTAGTTATATTTGTAATATCATTTGGCTGGTCTGGTGGACAGTCCTTCCATATacttgaatatatttatttaactgATGCTCATTTTGGAACGATTGTGaatggaattttttctttttccatctgttAAGTTTTCATGAttgtttcttcaaaaaaaaaaagcatgcaaaGGGGCTCTCAGAAGCACAtccaaccccctccccctccatcatGTCTAGAATGCCACCATAGAGTTTAGGAGAAGTTGAAATCCACATACCTCATGGAGaaggtttttttatttcttttgtaaacCCCAACAAAGCACCTTTTGGAAGCCTTGCCTGAGttctctggtcctaagagcatacACAATAGGGTTGAGGGAAGGAGGGATAATGTTGTGCATCATAATGAGCAAAACTGGGATCAAGGTGGTCTTGGTCTCTGCCAGGTGAGTTACTGAAATCACTACAACAACagtgtagaagaaaaaaaatgaggatgaGGTGGGAGCTACAAGTGCTCAGAGCCTTAGAAACAGCGTCAGCTGAATCGAGTCTGAGTACCGAGCGCAGAATCAAAGTATATGACAATATTATGAGACCCAGGTCACTCCCCATTCCAAGCCACGCCAGGATTAACTGGCAAATGCTATTTGGCCTCCTGTCATCACAAGCTAGGCTTGTGACGCCAAGGTTAGAGCACAGGCAATGATCGATTTCATTTCTGGAACAATAGTTCCGCTGGGCCACAAGCACAGCCACTGGAATGACGAACAAGCCATTTCTCAGCACCATAAACAGGGTGGCTTTTAAGATCAAGGAATTGGTGATGATTGATGAGTAATGGAGAGGATAACAAATAGCTACATATCTATCAAAAGCCATGCAGAGGAAGATGCCAGACTCCATGCCTACAAAATAGTGAATGGCATAAATCTGAGCAAAACACTCCAGAAGGCTAATGACCTTGGCATCGAACCAGAAGATGGCCAGGATCTTCGGCATGATGGTGGTGGCGAGGCCCATGTCCACCACAGAGAGGATGCCCAGGAAAAGGTACATGGGCTGCTTCAAGGAAGGGTCCCGACAGATGGTGATGAGAATGAGGACGTTTGTCCCTATTGCTGAGAGCTAGAGCAGGGCCAATGGCAGGGAGAGCCAGTGCTGCCAGCTGTGGAGGCCTGGGAATCCCATCAGAATGAACTCAGACACCTGGAACTTGGTGCTATTGAAGTCTTTGAGAGATGCAGATATTTTCCtgtgaggaagagaaaagagagggttTTCAATGTTGTGTTCTCTGAACATAAACATCATTAAAGCATGTTTTTCTCTTACATTAAAGGTTCCTTTTTATTCAATGAATAGGTATTTAGGAATTTTACATACTTTCTAAAACCACGTCTAAAATTCCCATTTCCATTCTTtatttgaaaagcaaaaacaTGTCATTGTTATTGAAGGGCTAATTGAAACACTTAAGATTATTAGTACTTAAACACTTAGTATTATAGTTTACATGTCATCAATCTCACTCTTATAATATGGAACTGAGGGTTCTAGATCATATTGTAAAGTCAACTACATAATGTACAGCATGTGCAAATGTACATACTAAAAAACTCAGCAATATTTTTAGTCAAAGTCTACTAGTTTGAATACTCTCTTGGGAGAGCCACTAAGAGATACAGTGTCTTCATGATCAAATCATGATGAACTTcagagttcattttatttttttatttttggtttcttgagacagggttcttctgggtaacagccctggctgtcctggaactcattctgtagcccagcctcaccttaaactcacagagatctgcctgcctctgctcctgagtgctgggattaaaggcgtgcgccaccaccacagaGTTAATTCTTACAAATACAGCTCTGATTGTTGATTCAATCAGTGTAATGGTGGCAGACTAAGTAAAAGTAATGTTTTTTagtccctccctgcccccacattCTGTCTCAGTAGATTTAGCACAGTTTTGGGATACCCAACAATCACCTTCCAGAGATTTTCTGCTGTAAGAGCTGTGTTCCTGGAAGTCTTGACTGTTGTTAGGACTGGATCCCTCATTATCTGTCCATGTCTGAAAATCTGTTcgattttttttcaatgaaaagtTTCATAGCTTCTGGTAAAGGGGAAGACATGGGTGACAAACAGCTTTGCCATTTGGTGACAAACAGAGGTGTCTTTTGTATGTTACAGTGAAATTCACCAATTGCAATTTTCTGCTTTTCCCCAAGGTCTTCAGCATATCCTCCTGGGGGGCAGAGTTTCTTGACTGCAGTTGGAGTTCTTAGTTTTCTTAGTATTTTGGTTCATACTTGAATCACTAGATGTAAATGAGACATTTATGTCTTCAGCTCCCAGTGTGCATGCTGCATGTTATCATGTGACAAGCTCTATCTGTGGAGATCTCTTTCTATGTTCAGTCTCTCATGGGTATACTAGTGCAAGATGGTATCTGCATTCTGAATTGTGAAAAAGCCCACAGAAGAGACAGGATGACTCCACTTGCAATGCATTCAGGAGATGAGTCGGTTGCTTCACATTTTGCCTTCTCACTGTGTATGAAGACATCAAGAAGCAGCTTTAGGATGTAGGGAAAGAGAACTCTTtcttaaagaaaagaataagggCTTGTGGTAGGGCTTGCTGGAGCTCAGATAAAGAAGTAAATTCTATGGTATAAGAAGCAATAAATAAGACTCACCACACCTATTAAGAGGTTTGCATTGATAGAGATATTTTGAAGAATAGtttagattaaataaataaataactctgaGTCTTTGAAATTATTGAATGCACAACTACAATCTAAAGATGTAGAATGTCTCCAGCTAAAAACAAAGGTGGAAATTCAGAGAGTGATGAGGAGTTTAAATCCTCATCAAACCAGGAGGTTGAAAAGGTGAGCTGTGATTTGAAGACCCGTGCTTTGGAATAAGAGCTGGAACTGACGAGGAAAGAATGTAATGGTTTCAAAATAGAGAACTAGAAAAAGCCAAACAGATAGATCCATCTAAGACAGACAAAGTCTATGATGGGGGTCTCTAAGTGATGTTTTAAAGCCACCATCAGAATGTACATGTCAGTGCTATGGTAGAATGGATATGATAGACAGTCTCTTACTGCGGTGCTTGGTGTTATTAGAGTATCAGGAAGTTCAAAAGGTTTATGGCAAGAGAAATAAACTTAAAGGTCACAACTATGTGGGCTGCAGGGTGTGAGTCCATGGTAGAAAGCCATGCCACCATACACAGCTGAGGGTTTGACTCTTGCCactaacaaaaaaaattacagttaacAATTTTACTCACTAGGGAAATTCCAAAATAAATATGAGATCTGTTTTTAAAAGATCCTCAGTTGAAAGGCAGTGTTATCACGCAAATGCAACTAGAGTTTATCTATCCATTTCTTCATCTCTTCAGAAACGTTGTAGAATTGAGTGAGTGCCTTGTTTCCATTGTATCTTTCACTGTATTGTTTCCCATTGTATGCTCGACTTAGTTGTTTATTCACCAATAAACAGCTAGAATTTTAGTATGTAATTATGGgatatttaattttgtaaattaCCTACATATGATTGTATAGATATCCATTCATATTTTATACagccttttaaaaaagtattgtCATAAACATGTAAAGATTtgcagaaataaaccatgctgaaGTTTAGgggataaatacattttattttatagtctATGTTGTGTACAAACAAACTTGAGATTGCAAAAGAATGAGGTTAAGCAATGCTAAATGACAATAACTAAATTTTTCACCTTAATGTGCCATATAATGGAGATATATCTTAATGCTTTGTGTTAGTTGAGCCTTAGTAGATCTATAAAGACAGAATTTGGCCACATGTAATgatgcttttaattattttattagaaaTGTTTAATATGAGATATATCCTCAAATCATCAAGTACACAGTACAATGCTATGTACGTTGTTGTACACAGATCTCCCAGGCTTTTCCTATACAACTGAATCTTCATAACTAGGGAACAAATTTCATATCCTATCTCAAGAAAAAGCCATTCCATCACAGTGAAGGAGCTACAGTGATGTATTTAGAATCGTGTTAAAATTAGACTCCTACTTCTTCAAATTCGGCTGTTTGTCATGCCCTTTATTTTCTTGGTCCATCATCTGAGTGGAAAACCAGCCTGTctcttgcacatgcacacacacacacacacacacacacacacacacacacttgaattatttattttctttgcctcACTCACATCTTTTTTCTGCATACTCACTTGGttgtaattgttttttatttctttgtgatttGTTCTTTCTCCAACTATCTGGCCTTTCCAAAGCTGCTGTTCTGTTGCTTAAAGTAACTGATGGCTTTACATTCTCATTCACTGTGCATAAAGTGTGATCAGGTGTGGCTCTGACTAAATTAAATATCACTTCTTGCCTTTAATTCCTTTATATGATGCACTACAGaagcattatatatataatatattttaagtatgtacacatgtgtgttaaATATTAGCTCTTTACAAAATTATTAGTTTTTCAAAGTATTTCATTCTCAAATTTTATACCATGATAGAAGCTATTGTAGGTTTGTTGagtatacgcacacacacacacacacacacacacacacacacacactcaaaacacCATTTATAAAGTTATGTACCAAagttttaaaacatctttaagGTAGGATGTTAACAATACTAAATATAGCTTTATTCCTGATATATTCATTTTAAACACGGAATAAAAAattgagagaaaataatttcCCCTATGGTACCACCaacaagaaacaaatatttgttgtGAATATTCTTTTGCACTtatttgtgtgggggggggggggcaaacatTGCCTCAATTCATGTGTGGAAATTAGAATACAGCTTTTAGTAGTCAATTCTATCCTTCCATTTTGTGGTTTCTGGAGATCAAGCTGGGGTCATCAAGCTACTTTTCAACACCTTTACCTGCCTAACCACCTCATCAACTCCAAGAAATAACTATTAACAGCAAGATACATGTTCTTTCAGTTATTTCTCATAGCTTCCATATTTCAATAAGCATATACTGCCCAGTGACTGTTTATGATGAATGCAAAATGACAAAGGTAATCTTAATGTGGCCACACCATAATTTAATGACTGAAAAGTGCAAACAGGCTTAGAGATAGGCTAGTTTTACTCTGAGGTCTTAGGTGAGCGTTCCAAAGGAGCTCAGGACAGTATCCACATCTTGAGAGTTTGAAAGTGTCAGACCCATATGTTTGGACAAGCCTGGCATTTCTCTGAGGCCCTCAGACCACACAGCCTTTTTCATTTGGTAGAATctaatcttatttcttttttaagatatacatttcatttacttatttttatttcatggtatttaatttttaatattatgtaGAATTATTAAATTAAGTCGATTGATGTATAGTTCAcctaaaatattttatgcttatttttataGAAATTTATTCTGTCAGTAATATTGAAAGGCCTTGTTCTTAATGTCCAGCTCTACTCAGGAGTCTACGCAACTGATCTAAAAAGATGAAACTATTGCTACTGCAGACCTGAGAGCTTCCTTCCTTGCTCATCATCCTTCCTCCACCCAGTGTGGACTGTGACAACGAATTGtcatcctctctcttcttctctgagaaaaattattttgaactCCACCTGGGTGGTATCATGTGGTATTGTCTTCCTGTGTGGGTATTATTTCTTATAGCATAATGTTCTCTGATTCTACTTGTGTTGTCACAAATgccagaatttctttctttttaaggctGAATAGTGCTTGTAATATTGATACCATATTTCAGTTACTCCCTAACTTTGTTACTGTGAATACAGCTACAGTAAATGTGTTTTCAAACACTACTTTGTCAAGCTGACTTCAGATCTTCTGGGTAAAATCTGAGAAGTAGGATTACTTGATCACGTGgtaattctgtttatttttcactattttcttttaaatcttccCCTTAGTTAATGTTTCTGTTATACAATTAAGACTAGAAGTGAGTTTGAACTCATAGAAAATAAAGcatgttttactttttaacaatTAAATTCTGGATGacataaaatgtgtttcttccaTCAAAGAACGTTTCATATGCAAATATTGAAGATAGCATGGAAGTTTTatactgaaaaataaattctGCTGTTCCATACCAGCCTGGTCTTTTCTAAATTTACCCTTAGTCCTCTTCTCAAACGCTTTACCAACGTCTGTCTCCTGCTATGGTAGAGCGGAGTGCTGATTGCTTTTTGTCAGAAGTTGCCGAAACAACATTAAGTTTGGGACAAAGCACTCTATGCTTGAAGATTTAACCAATAATACTTAACAGAATTTCATAACTTACTGTCATTATGAGCAGAACCTCACAGCCTGGAGTCTTGGCAATGGAAGGAGAAATACAGCATTTTGATAAAGACAATTTCACATGTAAAGAAGATATATTCTCACCTAAGAGTGGGACAGAAAGCATGGACTTCTAGAATTTATAGTAAATATTACCAGCTCAAGAACCTAAGGATAATAAGCCCCCTTTGGAGGCATGAGGGAGAAAAGCCAATAGAGAAAGCTGAATTCCTATGGTGTTAAATCCCTAAAGTATAACAAGGAAATTAATTTAGAGGCATGTTTCTTATTAATGTAATCTGACACCttacataaatagaaaaaaaaatcctccttcaGGAAAGCAAAATGATCCTATACTGGATAGGAACTTTTTTACTGTTCTTAAGCATAAAAATTCAAACAACTATAAAGTCTGTGATTATAAATCTTTGAATGTTTTTAAGAAAtattcagaggctggagagatggctcagaggtcaagagcatggctgctcttccagaggtccttagttcaattcccaacaaccacatggtagctcacaaccatctataatgagatcttgctccctcttctggcctgcagggatacatgcaggcagaacactatacataataaataaatctttttctaaaaatgaaagaaaaattacttcagtgtcaaggaattttaaaaaagcaatattcattcattcaaaaacaAAGTGATCATTACTCCCAGTCTCCTAAAATTTATTGTCTAGTGGGAGTAAGGGAGCataacattaaatttaaaaggaaacaatTACATGAATATAGATTAGATAAGTGTCTCCAAGCCAAAGTACTTAGTGAGGCACAAAAGCAGACACATAGACAAATGCAACAGAAGAGAGAATCTGAAAATAAACTCCACATAGCTACAGCCACTGTGTCAAGAAGATACATTGGAATAAAGACAGCCTCTTCAGTAAATGGTTCTGAGAAAACTCAATATTCACCTGCAGAGGAATTACACAGACCCATGCttcttatcatatatatatgcaattagTAGTTGTTAGGAGTGAGGGGTTCAAGGGGCCACACCATTACCCTCTGAGCCTATGAGCAGTTCATTGCTGGGGGAAATGTAGAAGTATTTCTTAAGTGGTATAACCACTATTACATTGCCCATACTCTGACAAATAACTCCTCAGTCATACTTCTGTGAGAAATCCTAATTGAACTAGTTGGGTcaccaaaaatatatttttaagacataaaagtagagaaaaggatagtttggaagaagaagaagaagaagaagaagaagaagaagaagaagaagaagaaaggagaaggagaaggaggagaagaagaagaagaagaagaagaagaagaagaagaagaagaagaagaaaggagaaggagaaggaggagaagaagaagaagaagaagaagaagaagaagaagaagaagaagaagaagaaggagagtaGCAGGAGTGGAAAGGATGAAAAAGGTGATGGCATGAGACTAATATGATCAAAAtccattatgtacatgtatgaaatttttacAATAAAGCTTGTTATTACGAAAGATTAGTGTGTACtaaaaatctttttgaaaaagaatagtTATTGGTTAAGAATATAATTCAGTAGCAAAAAATTACTTAGTGAAAAGTATAAGACTAAGCTCGATCTTTATCAACACACACTAATACACAAAGGGATATAGAAGGAAATTAGCTATGAAGAAAACATACCAGTGAACTCAAACAAATTGTGAACCCAAGAAATAGAAGTGGATGATGGGATGAGGTTTCATCAGCATATTTCAGGCTCTCTTGAACACAAAAAGAAGTAACAAAAAATGAATACATCAAGTAAAGAAGAAATACTGGTTATAGATGCCAAGATTTCATACACAGATTGGAATTTGAAGTCGTTTAtttgaatcattttatttaacTCTATGGTACAGAAATTAGTGTACATTTTAGGCATGGAGAAAGGTATTGTAGAAGGCAGTTgagtgtgattttaaaaaaatattttattataaaacatgCAATGAGTAAAACCACGGAGAGTGCTGAGAGCCCCATTAAAATGAGAAGTCATGAGCAAGTAGAAACACCTATGTGTGCACTTGCAGGAGTTTATTCGGAAACATTGCAAGCCCCTAGCTCAAGAACCTGAGACAGAGTACAGAAAGTCCTAGAGTTACAAAAGTAGGTTGGGGACTTTGGTGCCATCAAGGTGtcaattcagaaaatgaaaaactaacTCAGTAAAGAAGTGTCATATTTAGATTTgaatgtacttttttttctttttctcttttcagggTGGGAGTAGGAATTGAGACAGAGGCTTGTTATATAGcgcaagctggtcttgaacttgtgattttaCTGCCTCAGTTTCAAAAATGGTGATATCATAGGCCTGTACTACCATGCCCATCTGGAATTAGACACAATTCTTAAAAATATGTTAAGGTTATCTCAATACAAGGACTGACATGCAAAGTGACAACTGGTGACAGCCTGTGCATTCTTTGGTCTTCCCATTAACTAGTATAATGTTTCCCTTAAAAACAGTACCTTGCATACTTcactaaattaaaatatatgcaaaCTGTTTTCTCTGCCTGTCTGAAGTACCAAATCAATAATACTTATTTTCTCAAACATGGGAATTTTCAAAGGATAGATCTTAGTTTTTCTCTCTCAAGACTGATGCTTTCTGATGACAGGAGAATGTGTGAATGTCCAGGAGTCTTGTGTCCTATCAACATAGGACAACaggatgacaaaaaaaaatgtctcccaTCAAACTAAAGGTGATTATTTTTAGTGGCATGTAGTAACACACCAACTGTTTGAAGTTACTCTTCTTGGAGACCTGGAGGCTTGTGTGTATAGTGACCAGTTTCTAATCCCCATTTCACTGATGAGGTTAAGAACTCTTTaccagggactggaaagatggcctgCTGGctaagagcttgctgctcttgtagaggacctgagttcagtctctaacAGCCACATATTGCAGTTTTCAACCATCTCTAATGCcattcccaggggatctgatgccatcttctggagTTCACAGACaatatacacagaaatacatgcaggttCAACacccatagaaataaaaataactcaaaagaattttttaaaaaccccTTTACCACATTCAGTTGGCTAAGAGTAAACTTGCCTGTTCTTCATTATTAAAAAGCAATTGATTAATAAATATTGGGTGAATAAAAGAGTAGCTAAGA includes:
- the LOC131910307 gene encoding LOW QUALITY PROTEIN: olfactory receptor 56B1-like (The sequence of the model RefSeq protein was modified relative to this genomic sequence to represent the inferred CDS: deleted 1 base in 1 codon; substituted 1 base at 1 genomic stop codon), producing the protein MFMFREHNIENPLFSLPHRKISASLKDFNSTKFQVSEFILMGFPGLHSWQHWLSLPLALLXLSAIGTNVLILITICRDPSLKQPMYLFLGILSVVDMGLATTIMPKILAIFWFDAKVISLLECFAQIYAIHYFVGMESGIFLCMAFDRYVAICYPLHYSSIITNSLILKATLFMVLRNGLFVIPVAVLVAQRNYCSRNEIDHCLCSNLGVTSLACDDRRPNSICQLILAWLGMGSDLGLIILSYTLILRSVLRLDSADAVSKALSTCSSHLILIFFFYTVVVVISVTHLAETKTTLIPVLLIMMHNIIPPSLNPIVYALRTRELRQGFQKVLCWGLQKK